A stretch of DNA from Juglans microcarpa x Juglans regia isolate MS1-56 chromosome 5D, Jm3101_v1.0, whole genome shotgun sequence:
TGCATAGTTTGCTGCGGAGTATTCTTGTGGTTTGGATGAATCCCATTAAGTGCATGGTTAAGATTGCGGTGGGAAATATAACATATAGCttaagttatttattgtttggtaacaatatgtttaaagcactttcaaacatgttacatttgattgaaaaaaaattaaaaaagtactttATGGGATAGAAATGAcgatcatttgatttttaaagattatgatcatattcttaaaagtttgaaagttgtaattatttgaaagttgtatGGGTATTTTCGCCCATtgacagtctttttaaaattggaaCTACATTCCGCATTATCCGGAAAAGTATGTTTGAAGAAAAGCATCAAACatactttttagcttatttgaaattaaaaagtattttaatatgtaacacccaaacaacttattttttccattaaagagcttttaagcctattttaagcactttttaaaACTCCTAACGCAACCCCAAACAGGCCCGAAACCTAAATATTGGTGCTTAGAGGAAAGTGAAATCCCACAGAAGGCAGTTTCTAGAAGAAACTTACAAGATCAAATCTGCGCCTGCATTTATCGAAACTAGAATTGTTCCCAGGAATTACTTTGCCACTAGGAAGATGTTGAGCACCCCTTGGAAAATCAATCCACTctgccaaaaaagaaaaaagaaacaataataaagaaatataccATCACATCTAACATCGGTTGAGAACCATGCAAGGGCACCCTTGATTCAATTTACCAATCATAAACAGAAAGAGGAATCATACATTGAGAGAAGTACGGATAAAATGAGCTTTACTTACCAGGATGTCCAAATTCATTTCCCATGAAATTCAAATATCCCTCTCCACCCAATCCCATGGTAATTAGCCTGATCATCTTGTGCAGTGCTATTCCACGATCAATACGGGGAGTTGATGGTCTGTCTAAAGCCATGAACTCATACATATCCTGAAAGAGGGATCAGAATATAGAATAAACATCTAACAATCTAAGTTTAATATCCTAGTGCTGTCTAAATTTGAggatattatatttaattctaTGCTGTTGGTTGTGAAAACCAGAAAAACTCAAACATAGCACATTGAGAAGGTATCACCACGTAGAACCAAGAATCATAGGATCAAATGTTAATTTGAAATCGAATTCCTGTATTAATATGTCAAGATAAATGGGAATCATAGGCTCTTTTTTGCTTGGAAATATTTGACATGTAATGTTGTAATGTACTTGGTGAAACATATGCCTCTCGTCTTAGACATAGTCAACATAATCATTAAATTTGCCAGCATAAGATTCAATAATCAACATTTGGGTTCAACCAGAGTTCTCATGCTGAAAGCCTTTGTCCTTAGCAGTAAATTTATGCACAGGATATATAAAAAGTTACCTTGTCCATCAGCCAAAACGCAAGTGTCTTGTCACCAACAAGAGCTTGGTCATGACTTTCTGCATAGGCAACGCACTTTTCCAACCACCTTCTGTTGGTGAGTGTGTGAATAATATCACCCATTCTCCAATCCTCATCTCTCTTCCTACAACAACATAAGTAggccaaataaaataaaggtcaTTTCAAGACAAAATGCTCCTTCTGTCCCATAACACCAGAACCCACATCACATTAATATTGTTTCATAAATCTTCTACTGATTGGTTATACTCGCTCCAATGCCAATCTGTTTGAAAGGATGTGAGTGGTAATATCCTAAAAATCGCAATCATGGGGAAGTAAAATTTCCAACTCCGAAAAGATTTGGCAATTGCATCTCACTCCATTACACTGCATTCTTCTGGCATTCTCCAATACTAAGAAACCTCTTGTTTATCTACTTGTCAAACTTGGCTATATTATATTAGGCAGCTTACGTAGAAATGACACTTGTACAGATGTACTAAAACTTCTACGACAATCCTCAATAGGTGTTTTACTTTGGCCCTGTCACTGTTAGAAAAGTTTATTTATGACTCTGGATACTTCTACAACACCTCTGTGATATATCCTTAACCCACGGTAGATACATGCGAAAAGGATTGAAACATGTCATTCtttcaatttaataataaaagactACTTTTAGATAGAACATAAATCAATTGTGGCATATATAAAAGTTAGAACTAAGGCCAATCTTAAGAAGCATAAGTCATATATAGAGATAGTGAAATATATTCCACAAGAGGTAGAGGATACCATATAAATTCGTGGCTGTCTCAGACAATGATATATTAGCTAGTAAAACTACATATGAACAATAAGACCACCACATTGTCTTTTTCTTTGGGACTTTTTACATTTATAGACAAGTTCCGCTTTTGACTCGATGCTTCATAGTGGTAGCGTGTGTCTACCATGTTTTGTTGTTCTTACTTTTTCTTCCCTTTAGCAGTTATTTTTCCATGATTTGATAACTACGTACAAAGAAATTCTCTTCATAATGTAATATCTACAATTGCAATCTTCAAAAAGGTGACAAGTCAAGGAAGTCCAGTGGTTGAATATAAAgtacaattcttttctttttcttttcttttgtttcttttttttttttttgggggggatcTATATACACAGATTTTTTTTGGGGTCATTATAATAACTTACTTGAGAAGCTCAATCCATTTATCAGCAATCGCCATGTGAAGCCGGTAATCAAAGCCCACACCACCATCTTGGACAGGAATACAGAATGCTGGCATTCCACTGACCTGTAGAAATTTACACCCTTATGcaataatatttagaaaaatacaaTACGAACCCTGTAACAGATATTGTTagttaaatatatctaaaactactaaatttccaatcaacatTCCACAGTATCAGCATATGACTTAGAAAACATAAAGGCGcttaatttgattccaattggATGACATACATCTTCACCAATGCTAACAGCCTCGGGATAAAGTCCGTGAATGACATCATTGACCAGCATCAGGTAAACCACAGCATCCACATCAGTTGCGAATCCAAAATACTCATTATAATTTCCCGTAAAAGCTACCTACAGAACAGAAGAAAGATATTGTCAGAGCCACAAATGTCAGTAGACCAGTATTTTGGATTCGATAAACATCTGAAAAAATATGACTTTTAGTAATAATCATAGGTATTTTAAAAGGTACAAAAAGCacctataaaaatcatttttgttatattattatgtCCCCATTACTGTTAGACATAATTTCCAGAGACTGAAAATCATCCTTAAAGCATGTAAGCAACTCATCATGCCCGACCAAGAAACACAAAAGTGCATTCCCAAAGGATAAGAATGAACCTCCAGTCCATGGTGAGTATACATCATTGATGTCACCCCATCAAATCTGAACCCATCAAACTTGTACTCTTCCAGCCACCATCTTGCATTTGATAGAAGAAACCTTAGTACCTATATGAATAGGTAAGAAGTAATCCTTGTTAACtgagataaagaagaaaagatacAGGCAAAATCCATCACAATATTTTTGTCATTAAGTTTATGAGAGAAGCACATACTTCCCAGCTTCCATAATTGAAGAGGCGAGAATCCCACATCCAATGATATCCACGTGACCCAGAGTGGAAGTAGTGACCATCAGTCCCATCAAACATGTTCAGCCCATCTAAGACATTATTTGATGCATGGCTGGACTCATTCAATATGCGGCAAGACATAAGAAAGATATAAGTAAAACCAACTACATGGCACACaatataaggaaaaaataaagttgaCCGTGATTAAAAGCATAGCATATGATAGCTAAGGTGTCAGGGTGTGGTAGAATATCAAACTGacaaacaatttaaaaaaacttattttcacAACACAATACACTGGACTTGACAGATATTTTTGCAAAACCCAATTTATTTGCACCGTTGGGGAGGAGAAGGGCAGGGGGAATGAGATTGAGTATCCAGCAGATATCACGACCTATTACTGAAGACATTATAAGGATGAATTTAATGAAATGAGACATATTGCCAAGACTGGCTCAACCTCAGGAAGCTTAACTGCCTTACACAAATTGTTTGGGAATAGCAAACTCCCTTTTTTCTTGTTCGCAACATGCATCCacaatttgaaaagaaaacaacatatttagTACATAACTCTCCCATTCTTCTTTTCCCCCATATAGATGGTTAAAAATTAATCATGTGATTTATAGGGTCCAAGTGCATCTCTTTAGACCATGTGGATTTGACAGAGAAGATTCTCATTGAGggataaataaaatgaggttgtcaagaaaaaaattcaactagcggaaagaagaaagagaacatacatccaaaaaatgatagaaaattgGAAAACAGGAGTTATTCATATTGCTAAAACGGTAACAGCTGAATGCAATTTACTAAAAGGACATTTGAAGTGAAAACAAACATAAGTGAGATAGTGGCAACTAATCAGTATGCCAGTTCACCCTCAAATCGTTTTTGAAAATACTTGAGTTCTCTCGAAAACACGAAGCTACAACCTGACTCACCGAGACCTTCAATCCAAACTACCAGAGGTTGGTTGAATGAGTCTTTCAATCCCAACTAATGAAGTTCAACTAAAAGAGTTTTTCACCATTCAGCTCAATGTAAACATGTAGATGTTCCTTTTCAAATCAGTTTGAAAGACACATAACGATTTGAGTCATAGTGTGCAAATTAGGTTTGCAAGAGTGTCCACCCACCataaaaaacacataactcatcAAAATGCAATGGCATAAGAGGCAGTGTGTTAGAACCCTTCAATCCAGCAATACCTATGAACGATATCCATGAGAACAAGCAGACCTAGTTCATGAGCTCTATCTATTAGGGACTTGAGATCATCAGGAGTCCCGCAACGACTGCTAGGGGCAAAATAATTTGTGACATGATACCTGCAGCAcgtgaaataaaattttcaatcagTAAAGATATTTTCTCATAATGAAGAGCAAGAAATTGACTAAAAACACCAAATTATAGACCGATTTTGTCCATCTACCCACAGTGTTATAGTGAAAGTACATGCTGcagaacaaacaaaaagaataggGAATAAGGTTGAACTACAAGACTGTTACCCAAAGCTAGCATAATATGAATGCTCTTGAATAGCCATGATCTGAACAGCATTATAACCAAGTCTTTTAATGCGTGGCAGCACATCATCTCTGAATTCGGCgtatgtgtttatttttggcTCCTACATTTCACAGTTGACAACATTGAGggtcagaaaacaaaattacaagGAATAATCCAATTCAAATGGAAGATAAAAGGAAGATGCAAGAACAAAATTGTAATGGCAGAAGGAAAACCCAAGCCACATCTGGACCTATTCTCCTAAAGGACTAATTAAGGTCAACCTTTTTTGCTAAAAACAGGCTAATTAAGGTTACAATTAAAGCCAAACCACACCTGGACAACATTGACTATGGTTATTAAGAAATGATCAGCACTTAAAGAATCTCATATATTCTTTAAGTTCCAAGAGAACACTGGCAAAAGaatatttgaattttctctggatgattttttataaatgaaggaaaataagaaaagcTTGGTGCAGTGATGTCAGTAATCAGCGCACATACTAACTTGATTTTTTCTCTTTAGGAGTGGCacccattttattttgaaacctttttaacatattaaaataaaggTCATAAGagaatattttgggatttgagcTTCAAACTTTCGAGTCGGGGCCTTTATGCCAGAAATGTATATGATAATCAATTTGTTGAATATTAAGCTACATCTCTTGGAGCAGATCCTATATCTTTATAGGTCCCAGTACTAACTCTCTGTATGTTGAAGCATCTTCCTTCAATAGGATATCAAATATAATTATCGACAgaccaaatatattaaaaaatagacaataaacaaatttttctttACGAGGATAGCAAAATGATCTGAGTTATCAAAATGGCCAATAATATGATTTGGATTAGCTGCACATAAGCTTTGGATGTAAGAGAAGAAGTTTGCTCTAGGATACTATGTTATTGGCTTCCATATAATTCATTTAAGGGTAAAGCAACTTTCCAAAATACTTTACAACCATGGAATTATAATATGTTGTAGCATCTTAAGAGATATCAGATTGAACCATCAAACAACAATTTATTACAAGCAAGAGCTtataaaaattactattaaaTGCAAGAGAATAGGGGGAGATGCGCACCGTACTACTCATTCCCACATGTGACTCGTATATTCTAAGTGATTTTGGTTTCTTGGGCTGAGGATGCTTGAATACATACCTTTGCTGTAAAAAGTGAACAAGAGCATGATACTTAAGAATAACTGGTAGAAGTAATAACCTTGACCAAGTTCACAAGCAAATTCAGCTCTGTTTAACATATGTGAATCCAGGTGATAGTAATACAGACATTCATCCATGAATGATTATATTCAGCCTACATGATAACTAATTTCATGACTTGTGAATTATAGACACGCTCCTGTTTAGAATGAATGGCATCAATGCAAAGGAGCCACTATTGcagttatttaaaatcataGTGTTTCAATGTTCTGGAATCTCATTATATATTTCCAACTTATTGCAGATTATTGCCAAATTCAGATATTACTCCCGCGTTTCTTTCCCTGGATTCCTTAACATTACCATTTTTGTTCAAAAGGTCAAGTAAAATTATTTACCCAACTAAATGGCCTCAATATTATTAGCACTTTGCAATCAGAAATCCTAAATTTCCCTATTATTCAAGCCAAACAAAGGGGCAGAAAACATTTCAGAACCATACCTCTTCTGGTGGGTCATAGTATATGCCATTGTATGGGATTTCACCTGGAGCCTGTACAGAGTACTTGATCCAAGCAGGAATGGAATCTTTAATGCCAGATAAAGTATCCATGTGGATCTACAGTTCATGATTAAGATAGAGTTATTTGACAGCACTTGGGTTTAAATGGAAACTTATTCAGTAAAATCCTAATTGACGATGGTTACTAGTTACTGAGGTGATAGTATTGCCAGCTAATTTTGTGAAAAGCTGGAAACCCCCATATGAAATGTCTAAGTCATATTTTGAGTCATGGAATTTAGACAACGAATGGTGAAGGCTATCTGAGCAGTGGCATGATGGTAAATTAGCTAAAGCTAGTATGACCAATAGCCATCTATCTAAAAACTGAGAAGTAATCAATGGGAGCTCCCGGTAAAGAATCAAGCTCTCTGTCTTGATTGTTTTCTTCTTGCCTGTTTCTGATCACATCCACACTATTTGGAATAAGTCATCATGCATATAACAATTCACAATTATGTACTTTAATACATATACGTAAGTCTGTCATTGCTCTACATGTATTAGGCCATGTACGTATGATGGAAAGGTAACATTATGAAAATCtgttttaatgaaataattttccaGCTTTCTCATTTGATATTGAAAGCTGGATGTAATGGAGAGTACCCTCTGTAGCTAAGAAAAGTTTGTAATCAATTTCGCTACCTGCTTATTTTCACTTTAAGAAAAGTGGAGATTTTTACTTCCTTGGGAAAATGTTCAAAGAGCAATAGGAACTGGAGCTAAATTGAATCGCCAAAATTTAGCAGTGCGGAAGACGTTCCGGAAGAATGTTACCTTCACTCTAGAACCATGTGGGATTGGCGGAGAACCGTCAGCATTATTTGGTAAAAAGATCTCCCAGATACCAAACTCATTCTGTTCACATACAAACAATGAGTTTCCCAGGgtatataaacataaacatgcaaataaatatatatactgcaAGTACAGAAGACAGCCAACACAATAGGAGGTGGTTTTGTCTTTTGTTaatgcaaaacatataataGAAATAACAGAGTTTTCTTTCCTCCAAGAAGTTAAGAGAGGATCAGCGATTCAGCTGCGTATAACATtatgtttatcttctttttgtttttcttcatttaccCTGATTGATCAGAATGATACCTATCCAGTCTGCAGGACAATGAAAGCTATGATCTCTTAGACATTAAATTCTTCACTATACAGATACCTTGGTCCAACTCCTTAGACAATGTAAATATTTAAGATACTTTTCTGGTTTTCAGgctgttgattttttttggggggggggggggggggggggggggggcaattATCCCTTTCCCAAGAAGAAAGTCCATTTCAAGcttcttcaaaattttaacaGAAATGATATAATACTAACAAAAATATTCAGAAACAGTTAGGCTTAGGGCTTGTTTTGgaacacaaaccatctcatctcatcttaaaatttctcataatttacttttcaaacacaaacacttttcaatttcaaatcttcaattttttcatctaattattacctaaccattacaactttttcaaattccaaaacaaaaattatattaaaaaattatattctaacaatattttaattttataatatttttattcaactttctctctcatttcccaaaacctaatcaaacatcttaacttgaaccatttcactactattcacaaaccatttcactactattcatagaattctcatctcatctcattccccaagggCCAAACATTCCccttaggccctgtttggatgttgagctaaattaagatgagttgagttctttatgaatagtaatgagatgagatggtggagtgagttttgtggggcctacctaagatgagtttagatgtatttatgaaaaattgaaaaaggttgtgggtccaatgtgtaaagaggtgttgaattgaaaaaggttgtgagtcctacgtataaagaggttttgagtttgagtttaataattttagagttgggtatttggatgttagattcagtttaaaattagactgaacagTTCAGTTCAAGTTCCAAACGGGGGCCTTAGGACAAGTTTgggaggtgagatgagaattttgtgttttgtttgagagtttaaaatattgtgttttaatattattattgtattggaatttgaaaaaggtgaattgagatttgaaaaagttgaattgtttattatattttgtatggggatttgaaaaagatgtaatgatgagatgagaattttgtgtctcatcccatcccccaaaccCGCCCTTAGTGTTTGGGTGTCCATTGAGCCCTTAACCAAGTGTACATTAGGCCGGAGTTCTTTTAACTCAATAATACCACACGTTCTGTCTTAAAATCCATCTCACGATTCATTTAGTGAGGAGCTTAAGAGGACATCATCAGTGCATCTACTCTTAAGTTTCACTTGGGACTTCTTGTCTAGATCATTATCTGAAGAAAACATAAGGGTTAGAAATGTTCACCACAacgattcaaaattttaaatcactaaaaaaaatagctACTTTTAAGGGTATTAACTAAAtgagtaaattaaaaaaaaaaaaaaaactaaatgagaaaattaaaaagaaaacatacccGGTTCATAATATCAGCATTAGGATTCCAATTGTTAAAATCCCCTATCAATGCTGCTGACTGCAAAATTTAATGATTGGATTATTCGTAAGAGGAAAATATAAGCTAATACTTCAAAATGATAATCAAGAATACACCTCGTTTTTAAGCTGATTATACTACTATTAGAAATAAGTGAATTTTATTG
This window harbors:
- the LOC121265369 gene encoding 1,4-alpha-glucan-branching enzyme 1, chloroplastic/amyloplastic-like, which gives rise to MVYTISGIRLPAVPSACKWSRSTSNGNRNTKLSLLLKDSICRNVFVGMSSPGSDSSSVMVAATNKILVPGSQGDGSLSLTDQLESPETVQEDPQVLRDVDDKIIEDDKKHENEVKFVEPTSGYNEFDNEQDSASSTLVGDDGRAHGDKASTVDEKKGVKKDESRRRTISPPGTGQRIYEIDPFLNNHRKHLDYRYGQYKRLRDAIDKHEGGLEVFSRGYEKFGFSRSATGITYREWAPGAKSAALIGDFNNWNPNADIMNRNEFGIWEIFLPNNADGSPPIPHGSRVKIHMDTLSGIKDSIPAWIKYSVQAPGEIPYNGIYYDPPEEQRYVFKHPQPKKPKSLRIYESHVGMSSTEPKINTYAEFRDDVLPRIKRLGYNAVQIMAIQEHSYYASFGYHVTNYFAPSSRCGTPDDLKSLIDRAHELGLLVLMDIVHSHASNNVLDGLNMFDGTDGHYFHSGSRGYHWMWDSRLFNYGSWEVLRFLLSNARWWLEEYKFDGFRFDGVTSMMYTHHGLEVAFTGNYNEYFGFATDVDAVVYLMLVNDVIHGLYPEAVSIGEDVSGMPAFCIPVQDGGVGFDYRLHMAIADKWIELLKKRDEDWRMGDIIHTLTNRRWLEKCVAYAESHDQALVGDKTLAFWLMDKDMYEFMALDRPSTPRIDRGIALHKMIRLITMGLGGEGYLNFMGNEFGHPEWIDFPRGAQHLPSGKVIPGNNSSFDKCRRRFDLGDADYLRYHGMQEFDQAMQHLEETYGFMTSEHQYVSRKDEGDRIVVFERGNLVFVFNFHWINSYSDYRVGCLKPGKYKVVLDSDDPLFGGFSRIDHCAEYFSSDGWYDDRPHSFLIYAPSRTAVVYALADGVEPVKNLI